One genomic segment of Chelonia mydas isolate rCheMyd1 chromosome 1, rCheMyd1.pri.v2, whole genome shotgun sequence includes these proteins:
- the ENO2 gene encoding gamma-enolase isoform X1: MLQPCPSPASWHASPGARASVEGDVGRGERKTRITMSIEKIHAREILDSRGNPTVEVDLYTEKGMFRAAVPSGASTGIYEALELRDNDKFRFLGKGVLQAVDHINSTITPALLGSGFSVVDQEKIDNLMLEMDGTENKSKFGANAILGVSLAVCKAGAAEKDVPLYRHIADLAGNADLILPVPAFNVINGGSHAGNKLAMQEFMILPVGAESFRDAMRIGAEVYHNLKSVIKEKYGKDATNVGDEGGFAPNILENSEALELLKEAIDKAGYTEKIVIGMDVAASEFYRDGKYDLDFKSPDDPSRYISADELGDLYQSFVRDYPVVSIEDPFDQDDWEAWSKFTANVGIQIVGDDLTVTNPKRIERAVEEKACNCLLLKVNQIGSVTEAIQACKLAQENGWGVMVSHRSGETEDTFIADLVVGLCTGQIKTGAPCRSERLAKYNQLMRIEEELGDEARFAGHNFRNPSVL; encoded by the exons GAAAGACCAGGATCACCATGTCCATTGAAAAGATCCATGCCCGGGAGATCCTGGATTCCCGTGGGAATCCCACCGTTGAGGTGGATTTGTACACAGAAAAAG GCATGTTCCGTGCTGCAGTTCCCAGCGGCGCTTCCACTGGCATCTACGAAGCTCTGGAGCTGCGAGACAATGACAAGTTCCGATTCCTCGGAAAAG GGGTCCTACAGGCCGTGGATCATATCAACAGCACTATCACCCCAGCTCTCCTCGGCTCT GGCTTCTCTGTGGTGGATCAAGAGAAGATAGACAACCTCATGCTAGAGATGGACGGgacagaaaataaat CTAAATTTGGAGCCAATGCCATCCTGGGGGTCTCTCTGGCTGTGTGCAAGGCAGGTGCTGCAGAGAAGGATGTGCCCCTATATCGACATATCGCTGACCTGGCTGGGAACGCCGACCTCATCCTGCCAGTGCCC GCCTTCAATGTGATCAATGGAGGCTCCCACGCAGGGAACAAGCTGGCCATGCAGGAGTTCATGATCCTGCCTGTGGGGGCTGAAAGCTTCCGGGATGCCATGCGCATTGGAGCCGAGGTCTACCATAACCTCAAGAGCGTCATCAAGGAAAAGTATGGGAAGGATGCCACCAATGTGGGTGATGAGGGCGGCTTCGCCCCCAACATCCTGGAGAATAGTGAAG ctctggaaCTTCTCAAGGAAGCCATCGACAAAGCCGGCTACACTGAGAAGATTGTCATTGGCATGGACGTGGCAGCATCTGAGTTCTACCGCGATGGCAAATACGACTTGGACTTCAAATCCCCTGATGACCCCAGCCGCTACATTTCTGCCGATGAGCTGGGTGACCTCTACCAAAGCTTTGTTCGCGATTACCCAG TGGTCTCCATTGAGGATCCCTTTGATCAGGATGACTGGGAGGCCTGGTCCAAGTTCACAGCCAATGTGGGGATTCAGATTGTGGGGGATGACCTGACAGTGACCAACCCCAAGCGCATCGAGCGAGCTGTTGAGGAAAAAGCCTGCAACTGCCTCCTGCTCAAAGTCAACCAGATTGGATCAGTTACTGAAGCCATTCAAGC CTGTAAGTTGGCCCAGGAGAATGGCTGGGGAGTGATGGTGAGTCACCGATCTGGGGAGACTGAAGACACCTTCATTGCTGACCTGGTTGTGGGCCTGTGTACTGGGCAG ATAAAGACAGGAGCCCCCTGCAGGTCTGAGCGACTGGCCAAATACAACCAGCTCATGAG GATTGAGGAAGAGCTTGGGGATGAAGCTCGCTTCGCTGGACACAACTTTCGTAACCCAAGTGTCCTTTGA
- the ENO2 gene encoding gamma-enolase isoform X2, whose translation MSIEKIHAREILDSRGNPTVEVDLYTEKGMFRAAVPSGASTGIYEALELRDNDKFRFLGKGVLQAVDHINSTITPALLGSGFSVVDQEKIDNLMLEMDGTENKSKFGANAILGVSLAVCKAGAAEKDVPLYRHIADLAGNADLILPVPAFNVINGGSHAGNKLAMQEFMILPVGAESFRDAMRIGAEVYHNLKSVIKEKYGKDATNVGDEGGFAPNILENSEALELLKEAIDKAGYTEKIVIGMDVAASEFYRDGKYDLDFKSPDDPSRYISADELGDLYQSFVRDYPVVSIEDPFDQDDWEAWSKFTANVGIQIVGDDLTVTNPKRIERAVEEKACNCLLLKVNQIGSVTEAIQACKLAQENGWGVMVSHRSGETEDTFIADLVVGLCTGQIKTGAPCRSERLAKYNQLMRIEEELGDEARFAGHNFRNPSVL comes from the exons ATGTCCATTGAAAAGATCCATGCCCGGGAGATCCTGGATTCCCGTGGGAATCCCACCGTTGAGGTGGATTTGTACACAGAAAAAG GCATGTTCCGTGCTGCAGTTCCCAGCGGCGCTTCCACTGGCATCTACGAAGCTCTGGAGCTGCGAGACAATGACAAGTTCCGATTCCTCGGAAAAG GGGTCCTACAGGCCGTGGATCATATCAACAGCACTATCACCCCAGCTCTCCTCGGCTCT GGCTTCTCTGTGGTGGATCAAGAGAAGATAGACAACCTCATGCTAGAGATGGACGGgacagaaaataaat CTAAATTTGGAGCCAATGCCATCCTGGGGGTCTCTCTGGCTGTGTGCAAGGCAGGTGCTGCAGAGAAGGATGTGCCCCTATATCGACATATCGCTGACCTGGCTGGGAACGCCGACCTCATCCTGCCAGTGCCC GCCTTCAATGTGATCAATGGAGGCTCCCACGCAGGGAACAAGCTGGCCATGCAGGAGTTCATGATCCTGCCTGTGGGGGCTGAAAGCTTCCGGGATGCCATGCGCATTGGAGCCGAGGTCTACCATAACCTCAAGAGCGTCATCAAGGAAAAGTATGGGAAGGATGCCACCAATGTGGGTGATGAGGGCGGCTTCGCCCCCAACATCCTGGAGAATAGTGAAG ctctggaaCTTCTCAAGGAAGCCATCGACAAAGCCGGCTACACTGAGAAGATTGTCATTGGCATGGACGTGGCAGCATCTGAGTTCTACCGCGATGGCAAATACGACTTGGACTTCAAATCCCCTGATGACCCCAGCCGCTACATTTCTGCCGATGAGCTGGGTGACCTCTACCAAAGCTTTGTTCGCGATTACCCAG TGGTCTCCATTGAGGATCCCTTTGATCAGGATGACTGGGAGGCCTGGTCCAAGTTCACAGCCAATGTGGGGATTCAGATTGTGGGGGATGACCTGACAGTGACCAACCCCAAGCGCATCGAGCGAGCTGTTGAGGAAAAAGCCTGCAACTGCCTCCTGCTCAAAGTCAACCAGATTGGATCAGTTACTGAAGCCATTCAAGC CTGTAAGTTGGCCCAGGAGAATGGCTGGGGAGTGATGGTGAGTCACCGATCTGGGGAGACTGAAGACACCTTCATTGCTGACCTGGTTGTGGGCCTGTGTACTGGGCAG ATAAAGACAGGAGCCCCCTGCAGGTCTGAGCGACTGGCCAAATACAACCAGCTCATGAG GATTGAGGAAGAGCTTGGGGATGAAGCTCGCTTCGCTGGACACAACTTTCGTAACCCAAGTGTCCTTTGA